A window of the Brassica napus cultivar Da-Ae chromosome A2, Da-Ae, whole genome shotgun sequence genome harbors these coding sequences:
- the LOC106390675 gene encoding rab GTPase-activating protein 22 isoform X3 yields the protein MKSLRRSHTSTSSANSSSTSLPSSSSSSTTSTSPPSSSSSWIHLRSVLFVANPSSPSSVTSSDRRRKSPWSRRKRKRPLTPHQWRSLFTTEGKLRDGGVRFLKRVRSRGVDPSIRGEVWLFLLGVYDLNSTSEEREAVKTQKRNAYEKLQRRCKLLLKRSDDLEEEVTSEEADDQCVRFMDDYKTTKQIINQQVVSAVNTDSSDTDSCEDDDEDVQLLPSDVYSNNSEENTTSLFGEIQVEDTVHEDFSTWQRIIRLDALRADSDWATYSSSSTTITETKARGLAESVALKDYDHLETCRLHHAARLVSILEAYALYDPEIGYCQGMSDLLSPILAVISEDHEAFWSFVGFMKKARHNFRLDEAGIQRQLRIVSKIIKSKDSQLYKHLENLQAEDCSFVYRMVLVMFRRELSFEQTLCLWEVMWADQAAIRAGVGKSPWSRIRQQAPPTDDLLLYAIAALVLRRKLIIQRYSSMDEIVEECNSMAGQLDVWKLLDDAHHLVVTLHDKIETLSSRSLSV from the exons ATGAAGTCGTTACGGCGAAGCCATACTTCAACTTCGTCGGCAAATTCGTCTTCCACTTCGTtaccatcttcttcatcttcttctacgACTTCTACTTCACCTCCTTCGTCTTCGTCCTCGTGGATCCATCTCCGATCGGTTCTCTTTGTGGCTAATCCTTCATCTCCATCTTCTGTAACTTCTTCCGATCG CCGACGGAAGTCACCGTGGTCTCGCCGGAAAAGAAAACGGCCCTTGACGCCGCATCAGTGGAGGAGTTTATTTACTACGGAAGGGAAACTTCGTGATGGCGGGGTTAGGTTTCTGAAGAGAGTTAGAAGCCGA GGTGTTGATCCAAGTATTCGTGGAGAAGTGTGGCTCTTCTTGCTCGGAGT CTATGATTTGAATAGTactagtgaagaaagggaagcTGTTAAAACTCAAAAAAG AAACGCGTATGAGAAACTACAGAGACGGTGCAAGTTGCTTCTCAAGCGTAGCGATGATCTTGAGGAGGAAGTAACTTCCGAGGAGGCAGACGATCAGTGTGTTAGATTTATGGATGATTACAAGACtaccaaacaaataataaaccAACAAGTGGTCTCTGCTGTGAACACTGATTCTTCTGATACTGACTCTTGCGAAGACGACGATGAAGATGTCCAGCTGCTTCCTTCTGATGTATACAGTAATAACTCTGAAGAGAATACTACTTCTCTTTTTGGTGAGATTCAAGTCGAAGACACTGTACACGAAGACTTCTCTACATGGCAACGTATCATCCGTCTCGATGCTTTACGTGCTGATTCAGACTGGGCCACTTACTCCTCATCCTCGACCACAATCACAGAAACCAAAGCTCGCGGTCTAGCCGAGTCCGTCGCCTTAAAAGACTACGACCACTTAGAAACCTGCCGGCTCCACCACGCCGCGCGCCTCGTATCCATTCTCGAAGCCTACGCTCTCTACGACCCCGAGATAGGCTACTGCCAAGGAATGAGCGACCTCTTATCCCCCATCCTCGCCGTCATCTCCGAAGACCACGAGGCCTTCTGGTCCTTCGTCGGTTTCATGAAGAAAGCTCGCCACAACTTCAGGCTCGACGAGGCAGGGATCCAGAGACAGCTCCGCATCGTGTCCAAGATCATCAAATCCAAAGACTCTCAGCTCTACAAACACTTGGAGAATCTCCAGGCGGAGGATTGTAGCTTCGTCTACAGGATGGTGCTTGTGATGTTTAGGAGGGAGTTGAGCTTTGAGCAGACGCTTTGTCTGTGGGAAGTCATGTGGGCTGATCAGGCTGCTATTAGAGCTGGCGTTGGGAAGTCGCCGTGGAGTAGGATCAGGCAGCAAGCTCCTCCGACGGATGATCTGTTGCTGTACGCGATCGCGGCGCTAGTGCTGAGGAGGAAGCTGATCATACAGAGGTACAGTAGTATGGATGAGATTGTGGAGGAGTGTAATAGCATGGCGGGTCAGCTTGATGTGTGGAAGCTTCTGGATGATGCGCATCACCTTGTGGTGACGCTTCATGATAAGATTGAAACTCTTTCTTCTCGGTCTCTCAGTGTTTGA
- the LOC106390675 gene encoding rab GTPase-activating protein 22 isoform X5, giving the protein MKSLRRSHTSTSSANSSSTSLPSSSSSSTTSTSPPSSSSSWIHLRSVLFVANPSSPSSVTSSDRSRRKSPWSRRKRKRPLTPHQWRSLFTTEGKLRDGGVRFLKRVRSRGVDPSIRGEVWLFLLGVTSEEREAVKTQKRNAYEKLQRRCKLLLKRSDDLEEEVTSEEADDQCVRFMDDYKTTKQIINQQVVSAVNTDSSDTDSCEDDDEDVQLLPSDVYSNNSEENTTSLFGEIQVEDTVHEDFSTWQRIIRLDALRADSDWATYSSSSTTITETKARGLAESVALKDYDHLETCRLHHAARLVSILEAYALYDPEIGYCQGMSDLLSPILAVISEDHEAFWSFVGFMKKARHNFRLDEAGIQRQLRIVSKIIKSKDSQLYKHLENLQAEDCSFVYRMVLVMFRRELSFEQTLCLWEVMWADQAAIRAGVGKSPWSRIRQQAPPTDDLLLYAIAALVLRRKLIIQRYSSMDEIVEECNSMAGQLDVWKLLDDAHHLVVTLHDKIETLSSRSLSV; this is encoded by the exons ATGAAGTCGTTACGGCGAAGCCATACTTCAACTTCGTCGGCAAATTCGTCTTCCACTTCGTtaccatcttcttcatcttcttctacgACTTCTACTTCACCTCCTTCGTCTTCGTCCTCGTGGATCCATCTCCGATCGGTTCTCTTTGTGGCTAATCCTTCATCTCCATCTTCTGTAACTTCTTCCGATCG CAGCCGACGGAAGTCACCGTGGTCTCGCCGGAAAAGAAAACGGCCCTTGACGCCGCATCAGTGGAGGAGTTTATTTACTACGGAAGGGAAACTTCGTGATGGCGGGGTTAGGTTTCTGAAGAGAGTTAGAAGCCGA GGTGTTGATCCAAGTATTCGTGGAGAAGTGTGGCTCTTCTTGCTCGGAGT TactagtgaagaaagggaagcTGTTAAAACTCAAAAAAG AAACGCGTATGAGAAACTACAGAGACGGTGCAAGTTGCTTCTCAAGCGTAGCGATGATCTTGAGGAGGAAGTAACTTCCGAGGAGGCAGACGATCAGTGTGTTAGATTTATGGATGATTACAAGACtaccaaacaaataataaaccAACAAGTGGTCTCTGCTGTGAACACTGATTCTTCTGATACTGACTCTTGCGAAGACGACGATGAAGATGTCCAGCTGCTTCCTTCTGATGTATACAGTAATAACTCTGAAGAGAATACTACTTCTCTTTTTGGTGAGATTCAAGTCGAAGACACTGTACACGAAGACTTCTCTACATGGCAACGTATCATCCGTCTCGATGCTTTACGTGCTGATTCAGACTGGGCCACTTACTCCTCATCCTCGACCACAATCACAGAAACCAAAGCTCGCGGTCTAGCCGAGTCCGTCGCCTTAAAAGACTACGACCACTTAGAAACCTGCCGGCTCCACCACGCCGCGCGCCTCGTATCCATTCTCGAAGCCTACGCTCTCTACGACCCCGAGATAGGCTACTGCCAAGGAATGAGCGACCTCTTATCCCCCATCCTCGCCGTCATCTCCGAAGACCACGAGGCCTTCTGGTCCTTCGTCGGTTTCATGAAGAAAGCTCGCCACAACTTCAGGCTCGACGAGGCAGGGATCCAGAGACAGCTCCGCATCGTGTCCAAGATCATCAAATCCAAAGACTCTCAGCTCTACAAACACTTGGAGAATCTCCAGGCGGAGGATTGTAGCTTCGTCTACAGGATGGTGCTTGTGATGTTTAGGAGGGAGTTGAGCTTTGAGCAGACGCTTTGTCTGTGGGAAGTCATGTGGGCTGATCAGGCTGCTATTAGAGCTGGCGTTGGGAAGTCGCCGTGGAGTAGGATCAGGCAGCAAGCTCCTCCGACGGATGATCTGTTGCTGTACGCGATCGCGGCGCTAGTGCTGAGGAGGAAGCTGATCATACAGAGGTACAGTAGTATGGATGAGATTGTGGAGGAGTGTAATAGCATGGCGGGTCAGCTTGATGTGTGGAAGCTTCTGGATGATGCGCATCACCTTGTGGTGACGCTTCATGATAAGATTGAAACTCTTTCTTCTCGGTCTCTCAGTGTTTGA
- the LOC106390675 gene encoding rab GTPase-activating protein 22 isoform X4, translating to MKSLRRSHTSTSSANSSSTSLPSSSSSSTTSTSPPSSSSSWIHLRSVLFVANPSSPSSVTSSDRSSRRKSPWSRRKRKRPLTPHQWRSLFTTEGKLRDGGVRFLKRVRSRGVDPSIRGEVWLFLLGVTSEEREAVKTQKRNAYEKLQRRCKLLLKRSDDLEEEVTSEEADDQCVRFMDDYKTTKQIINQQVVSAVNTDSSDTDSCEDDDEDVQLLPSDVYSNNSEENTTSLFGEIQVEDTVHEDFSTWQRIIRLDALRADSDWATYSSSSTTITETKARGLAESVALKDYDHLETCRLHHAARLVSILEAYALYDPEIGYCQGMSDLLSPILAVISEDHEAFWSFVGFMKKARHNFRLDEAGIQRQLRIVSKIIKSKDSQLYKHLENLQAEDCSFVYRMVLVMFRRELSFEQTLCLWEVMWADQAAIRAGVGKSPWSRIRQQAPPTDDLLLYAIAALVLRRKLIIQRYSSMDEIVEECNSMAGQLDVWKLLDDAHHLVVTLHDKIETLSSRSLSV from the exons ATGAAGTCGTTACGGCGAAGCCATACTTCAACTTCGTCGGCAAATTCGTCTTCCACTTCGTtaccatcttcttcatcttcttctacgACTTCTACTTCACCTCCTTCGTCTTCGTCCTCGTGGATCCATCTCCGATCGGTTCTCTTTGTGGCTAATCCTTCATCTCCATCTTCTGTAACTTCTTCCGATCG AAGCAGCCGACGGAAGTCACCGTGGTCTCGCCGGAAAAGAAAACGGCCCTTGACGCCGCATCAGTGGAGGAGTTTATTTACTACGGAAGGGAAACTTCGTGATGGCGGGGTTAGGTTTCTGAAGAGAGTTAGAAGCCGA GGTGTTGATCCAAGTATTCGTGGAGAAGTGTGGCTCTTCTTGCTCGGAGT TactagtgaagaaagggaagcTGTTAAAACTCAAAAAAG AAACGCGTATGAGAAACTACAGAGACGGTGCAAGTTGCTTCTCAAGCGTAGCGATGATCTTGAGGAGGAAGTAACTTCCGAGGAGGCAGACGATCAGTGTGTTAGATTTATGGATGATTACAAGACtaccaaacaaataataaaccAACAAGTGGTCTCTGCTGTGAACACTGATTCTTCTGATACTGACTCTTGCGAAGACGACGATGAAGATGTCCAGCTGCTTCCTTCTGATGTATACAGTAATAACTCTGAAGAGAATACTACTTCTCTTTTTGGTGAGATTCAAGTCGAAGACACTGTACACGAAGACTTCTCTACATGGCAACGTATCATCCGTCTCGATGCTTTACGTGCTGATTCAGACTGGGCCACTTACTCCTCATCCTCGACCACAATCACAGAAACCAAAGCTCGCGGTCTAGCCGAGTCCGTCGCCTTAAAAGACTACGACCACTTAGAAACCTGCCGGCTCCACCACGCCGCGCGCCTCGTATCCATTCTCGAAGCCTACGCTCTCTACGACCCCGAGATAGGCTACTGCCAAGGAATGAGCGACCTCTTATCCCCCATCCTCGCCGTCATCTCCGAAGACCACGAGGCCTTCTGGTCCTTCGTCGGTTTCATGAAGAAAGCTCGCCACAACTTCAGGCTCGACGAGGCAGGGATCCAGAGACAGCTCCGCATCGTGTCCAAGATCATCAAATCCAAAGACTCTCAGCTCTACAAACACTTGGAGAATCTCCAGGCGGAGGATTGTAGCTTCGTCTACAGGATGGTGCTTGTGATGTTTAGGAGGGAGTTGAGCTTTGAGCAGACGCTTTGTCTGTGGGAAGTCATGTGGGCTGATCAGGCTGCTATTAGAGCTGGCGTTGGGAAGTCGCCGTGGAGTAGGATCAGGCAGCAAGCTCCTCCGACGGATGATCTGTTGCTGTACGCGATCGCGGCGCTAGTGCTGAGGAGGAAGCTGATCATACAGAGGTACAGTAGTATGGATGAGATTGTGGAGGAGTGTAATAGCATGGCGGGTCAGCTTGATGTGTGGAAGCTTCTGGATGATGCGCATCACCTTGTGGTGACGCTTCATGATAAGATTGAAACTCTTTCTTCTCGGTCTCTCAGTGTTTGA
- the LOC106390675 gene encoding rab GTPase-activating protein 22 isoform X1 codes for MKSLRRSHTSTSSANSSSTSLPSSSSSSTTSTSPPSSSSSWIHLRSVLFVANPSSPSSVTSSDRSSRRKSPWSRRKRKRPLTPHQWRSLFTTEGKLRDGGVRFLKRVRSRGVDPSIRGEVWLFLLGVYDLNSTSEEREAVKTQKRNAYEKLQRRCKLLLKRSDDLEEEVTSEEADDQCVRFMDDYKTTKQIINQQVVSAVNTDSSDTDSCEDDDEDVQLLPSDVYSNNSEENTTSLFGEIQVEDTVHEDFSTWQRIIRLDALRADSDWATYSSSSTTITETKARGLAESVALKDYDHLETCRLHHAARLVSILEAYALYDPEIGYCQGMSDLLSPILAVISEDHEAFWSFVGFMKKARHNFRLDEAGIQRQLRIVSKIIKSKDSQLYKHLENLQAEDCSFVYRMVLVMFRRELSFEQTLCLWEVMWADQAAIRAGVGKSPWSRIRQQAPPTDDLLLYAIAALVLRRKLIIQRYSSMDEIVEECNSMAGQLDVWKLLDDAHHLVVTLHDKIETLSSRSLSV; via the exons ATGAAGTCGTTACGGCGAAGCCATACTTCAACTTCGTCGGCAAATTCGTCTTCCACTTCGTtaccatcttcttcatcttcttctacgACTTCTACTTCACCTCCTTCGTCTTCGTCCTCGTGGATCCATCTCCGATCGGTTCTCTTTGTGGCTAATCCTTCATCTCCATCTTCTGTAACTTCTTCCGATCG AAGCAGCCGACGGAAGTCACCGTGGTCTCGCCGGAAAAGAAAACGGCCCTTGACGCCGCATCAGTGGAGGAGTTTATTTACTACGGAAGGGAAACTTCGTGATGGCGGGGTTAGGTTTCTGAAGAGAGTTAGAAGCCGA GGTGTTGATCCAAGTATTCGTGGAGAAGTGTGGCTCTTCTTGCTCGGAGT CTATGATTTGAATAGTactagtgaagaaagggaagcTGTTAAAACTCAAAAAAG AAACGCGTATGAGAAACTACAGAGACGGTGCAAGTTGCTTCTCAAGCGTAGCGATGATCTTGAGGAGGAAGTAACTTCCGAGGAGGCAGACGATCAGTGTGTTAGATTTATGGATGATTACAAGACtaccaaacaaataataaaccAACAAGTGGTCTCTGCTGTGAACACTGATTCTTCTGATACTGACTCTTGCGAAGACGACGATGAAGATGTCCAGCTGCTTCCTTCTGATGTATACAGTAATAACTCTGAAGAGAATACTACTTCTCTTTTTGGTGAGATTCAAGTCGAAGACACTGTACACGAAGACTTCTCTACATGGCAACGTATCATCCGTCTCGATGCTTTACGTGCTGATTCAGACTGGGCCACTTACTCCTCATCCTCGACCACAATCACAGAAACCAAAGCTCGCGGTCTAGCCGAGTCCGTCGCCTTAAAAGACTACGACCACTTAGAAACCTGCCGGCTCCACCACGCCGCGCGCCTCGTATCCATTCTCGAAGCCTACGCTCTCTACGACCCCGAGATAGGCTACTGCCAAGGAATGAGCGACCTCTTATCCCCCATCCTCGCCGTCATCTCCGAAGACCACGAGGCCTTCTGGTCCTTCGTCGGTTTCATGAAGAAAGCTCGCCACAACTTCAGGCTCGACGAGGCAGGGATCCAGAGACAGCTCCGCATCGTGTCCAAGATCATCAAATCCAAAGACTCTCAGCTCTACAAACACTTGGAGAATCTCCAGGCGGAGGATTGTAGCTTCGTCTACAGGATGGTGCTTGTGATGTTTAGGAGGGAGTTGAGCTTTGAGCAGACGCTTTGTCTGTGGGAAGTCATGTGGGCTGATCAGGCTGCTATTAGAGCTGGCGTTGGGAAGTCGCCGTGGAGTAGGATCAGGCAGCAAGCTCCTCCGACGGATGATCTGTTGCTGTACGCGATCGCGGCGCTAGTGCTGAGGAGGAAGCTGATCATACAGAGGTACAGTAGTATGGATGAGATTGTGGAGGAGTGTAATAGCATGGCGGGTCAGCTTGATGTGTGGAAGCTTCTGGATGATGCGCATCACCTTGTGGTGACGCTTCATGATAAGATTGAAACTCTTTCTTCTCGGTCTCTCAGTGTTTGA
- the LOC106390655 gene encoding cytochrome b5-like: MASDKKVLGFEEVSQHNKTKDCWLIISGKVYDVTPFMDDHPGGDEVLLSSTGKDATNDFEDVGHSDTARDMMEKYYIGEIDSSSVPKTRTYVAPAQPAYNQDKTPEFIIKILQFLVPILILGLALVVRQYTKKE, from the exons ATGGCTTCAGACAAGAAGGTTCTAGGTTTCGAAGAAGTTTCACAACACAACAAAACCAAAGACTGTTGGCTTATTATCTCCGGCAAG GTGTATGATGTGACCCCGTTCATGGATGATCATCCTGGAGGCGATGAAGTCTTGTTGTCCTCAACAG GGAAAGATGCTACGAATGACTTTGAAGACGTTGGACACAGCGACACCGCAAGGGACATGATGGAGAAGTACTACATCGGCGAGATCGATTCGTCTAGCGTTCCAAAAACAAGGACATACGTTGCACCTGCTCAACCCGCTTACAACCAAGACAAGACACCAGAGTTCATCATCAAGATTCTGCAGTTCCTTGTCCCGATCTTGATCTTGGGTCTCGCTCTTGTTGTCCGTCAATATACCAAGAAAGAGTAG
- the LOC106390675 gene encoding rab GTPase-activating protein 22 isoform X2 → MKSLRRSHTSTSSANSSSTSLPSSSSSSTTSTSPPSSSSSWIHLRSVLFVANPSSPSSVTSSDRSRRKSPWSRRKRKRPLTPHQWRSLFTTEGKLRDGGVRFLKRVRSRGVDPSIRGEVWLFLLGVYDLNSTSEEREAVKTQKRNAYEKLQRRCKLLLKRSDDLEEEVTSEEADDQCVRFMDDYKTTKQIINQQVVSAVNTDSSDTDSCEDDDEDVQLLPSDVYSNNSEENTTSLFGEIQVEDTVHEDFSTWQRIIRLDALRADSDWATYSSSSTTITETKARGLAESVALKDYDHLETCRLHHAARLVSILEAYALYDPEIGYCQGMSDLLSPILAVISEDHEAFWSFVGFMKKARHNFRLDEAGIQRQLRIVSKIIKSKDSQLYKHLENLQAEDCSFVYRMVLVMFRRELSFEQTLCLWEVMWADQAAIRAGVGKSPWSRIRQQAPPTDDLLLYAIAALVLRRKLIIQRYSSMDEIVEECNSMAGQLDVWKLLDDAHHLVVTLHDKIETLSSRSLSV, encoded by the exons ATGAAGTCGTTACGGCGAAGCCATACTTCAACTTCGTCGGCAAATTCGTCTTCCACTTCGTtaccatcttcttcatcttcttctacgACTTCTACTTCACCTCCTTCGTCTTCGTCCTCGTGGATCCATCTCCGATCGGTTCTCTTTGTGGCTAATCCTTCATCTCCATCTTCTGTAACTTCTTCCGATCG CAGCCGACGGAAGTCACCGTGGTCTCGCCGGAAAAGAAAACGGCCCTTGACGCCGCATCAGTGGAGGAGTTTATTTACTACGGAAGGGAAACTTCGTGATGGCGGGGTTAGGTTTCTGAAGAGAGTTAGAAGCCGA GGTGTTGATCCAAGTATTCGTGGAGAAGTGTGGCTCTTCTTGCTCGGAGT CTATGATTTGAATAGTactagtgaagaaagggaagcTGTTAAAACTCAAAAAAG AAACGCGTATGAGAAACTACAGAGACGGTGCAAGTTGCTTCTCAAGCGTAGCGATGATCTTGAGGAGGAAGTAACTTCCGAGGAGGCAGACGATCAGTGTGTTAGATTTATGGATGATTACAAGACtaccaaacaaataataaaccAACAAGTGGTCTCTGCTGTGAACACTGATTCTTCTGATACTGACTCTTGCGAAGACGACGATGAAGATGTCCAGCTGCTTCCTTCTGATGTATACAGTAATAACTCTGAAGAGAATACTACTTCTCTTTTTGGTGAGATTCAAGTCGAAGACACTGTACACGAAGACTTCTCTACATGGCAACGTATCATCCGTCTCGATGCTTTACGTGCTGATTCAGACTGGGCCACTTACTCCTCATCCTCGACCACAATCACAGAAACCAAAGCTCGCGGTCTAGCCGAGTCCGTCGCCTTAAAAGACTACGACCACTTAGAAACCTGCCGGCTCCACCACGCCGCGCGCCTCGTATCCATTCTCGAAGCCTACGCTCTCTACGACCCCGAGATAGGCTACTGCCAAGGAATGAGCGACCTCTTATCCCCCATCCTCGCCGTCATCTCCGAAGACCACGAGGCCTTCTGGTCCTTCGTCGGTTTCATGAAGAAAGCTCGCCACAACTTCAGGCTCGACGAGGCAGGGATCCAGAGACAGCTCCGCATCGTGTCCAAGATCATCAAATCCAAAGACTCTCAGCTCTACAAACACTTGGAGAATCTCCAGGCGGAGGATTGTAGCTTCGTCTACAGGATGGTGCTTGTGATGTTTAGGAGGGAGTTGAGCTTTGAGCAGACGCTTTGTCTGTGGGAAGTCATGTGGGCTGATCAGGCTGCTATTAGAGCTGGCGTTGGGAAGTCGCCGTGGAGTAGGATCAGGCAGCAAGCTCCTCCGACGGATGATCTGTTGCTGTACGCGATCGCGGCGCTAGTGCTGAGGAGGAAGCTGATCATACAGAGGTACAGTAGTATGGATGAGATTGTGGAGGAGTGTAATAGCATGGCGGGTCAGCTTGATGTGTGGAAGCTTCTGGATGATGCGCATCACCTTGTGGTGACGCTTCATGATAAGATTGAAACTCTTTCTTCTCGGTCTCTCAGTGTTTGA